The window GAAAACAATAGTATTATATAGGGAATAGGGAATCTCCGTGGAGCTGGGGAACCTCATAGTGCCCGACGAGGTGTTGTCCTTCTTGGGGCCGGACGCGCTGATAGAGTCGCCGCCCGGCTTCAAGTGGGTTGCCGTGGAGCTGGCCAAGAGGACCGGCGCCAAAGTGTCTGGGAGGCCGGTCTGGGGCAGTTGCGACGTGGGCCTTGCCGACGCCGAGTACATGAGAGCCAAGAGGGTGGTCCACCTAGGCCACGGAGTTCCCCCCAACGTGGGCTACCTCCTCAAGAAGAACACCGGCGGCTCCCTAGAGAAGATAGACGTCGACACCTACCTCCTCAAGACCGACAGAGTCGAGGTATACTTCGTCCCCGTCTACTACGTCCCTCCCCCCAACCTCCCCCGGCCCCCGCTCGGCAAGATTTACTTCCCCGTGCCCTACCGGCTGATAGCCGAGGAGCTGGCCCTGCAACACTCCATGGAGGTGGCCAGAGAGCCCATAACCGGCTGCTGGGTCGGCGAGCCGCCGGGGGCCTCCGCCGTCGTCGTGGCTTCCGGCTACTTCTACCCCCTAGCCGTCAAGCTCTTCTACCCGGACGCCGAGGTCTGGGGCTACGACCCCTTCAAGGGCAAGGCCTTCCCCGTGGAGGGCGAGTTCAGGAGGCTTATGGGGCTCAAGGGGAGGGCCTACATGTCGAGTAGGGAGAGGGTCGTGGTCGTCGTCTCGAGGAAGCCGGGCCAGATGCAGAGAGAGGAGGCCGAGAGGGTGGCGGAGGAGGTCGGCGGCGTGGTGGTGGAGGTCGACGAGGCGTCGCCGGAGCTCCTGGACGACCTAGGCGCCGATCTGATAATCAACACAGCCTGTCCCCGGATAGGGTTCGACGACCAGGACAGGATGAGGACCCCCGTCATAAACCTACACGAGCTCGAGGGGTTCACCC of the Thermoproteus uzoniensis 768-20 genome contains:
- a CDS encoding diphthamide synthesis protein translates to MELGNLIVPDEVLSFLGPDALIESPPGFKWVAVELAKRTGAKVSGRPVWGSCDVGLADAEYMRAKRVVHLGHGVPPNVGYLLKKNTGGSLEKIDVDTYLLKTDRVEVYFVPVYYVPPPNLPRPPLGKIYFPVPYRLIAEELALQHSMEVAREPITGCWVGEPPGASAVVVASGYFYPLAVKLFYPDAEVWGYDPFKGKAFPVEGEFRRLMGLKGRAYMSSRERVVVVVSRKPGQMQREEAERVAEEVGGVVVEVDEASPELLDDLGADLIINTACPRIGFDDQDRMRTPVINLHELEGFTPQNIARLL